In Rhineura floridana isolate rRhiFlo1 chromosome 4, rRhiFlo1.hap2, whole genome shotgun sequence, the sequence gcatgtatcacccgtgggagcagatgggcaggaaggtagggttgcagcctccgtatcaaatgaagttgataccaagccgcccggctcactgccgaaacctgagcctccatggacagctgggagtcaagaatgaccccaaggctgcggacctggtctttcaggggcaattttaccccattaaacaccaggtccatatctcccaaccttctcttgtcccccacgagcaacacctcagtcttgtcggggttcagtttcagcctattccttcccatccattcagttacggagtccaggcacttggacatggtgtccacagccaattctggtgaggacttaaacaagagatatagctgagtgtcatccgcatattggtgacactgcagcccaaatctcctgatgatggcccccagcggctttacatacgTAAGGTTAGGAAGCCATAAAACAGAAcgtcccgtctgaaatcctggagagccattgctggtTGGTATAGAcagtattgagttagatggaccagtgggtctgactcagtgtaaggcagcttcctatgttcctatagttTTGGCAATCTTGGGCCAACTTTAACTACTCAAGTAATTGTTTGCATGGTTTGTAGTTGATACTACTTGTATTGATGGTCAAATTTTGTTTTGCAGATTCCTTTGCAAATTAAGTAAACATGGGTGCATTTTTGGATAAACCAAAAACTGAGAAGCATAATGCTCATGGGACAGGAAATGGGCTGCGCTATGGCCTCAGCAGTATGCAAGGATGGAGAGTGGAAATGGAAGACGCTCACACAGCTGTTGTAGGAATTCCTCATGGTTTGGAGGACTGGTCCTTCTTTGCTGTTTATGATGGTCATGCAGGATCGCGTGTGGCAAATTACTGCTCCAACCACTTATTAGAACACATCACTAACAATGAAGACTTCAGGGGAACAGAGCAGCCCGGCTCTGCTCTTGAACCATCAGTGGAAAATGTAAAGAGTGGAATCAGAACTGGCTTTTTGAAAATTGACGAATACATGCGCAATTTTTCAGACCTCAGAAATGGCATGGACAGGAGTGGTTCAACAGCGGTGGGAGTTATGATTTCACCTGAGCACATTTACTTTATCAACTGTGGAGACTCGCGTGCTGTTCTCTATAGGAATGGACAAGTCTGTTTTTCAACACAGGATCACAAGCCTTGCAATCCAAGGGAGAAGGAGCGAATCCAGAATGCAGGAGGGAGTGTCATGATTCAGCGCGTTAATGGCTCGTTAGCAGTTTCTCGTGCTCTGGGGGATTATGACTACAAATGTGTTGATGGCAAAGGTCCTACAGAACAACTTGTTTCTCCGGAACCTGAGGTTTATGAAATTGTAAGAGCAGAAGAAGATGAGTTTATTGTCTTGGCTTGTGATGGAATCTGGGATGTAATGAGCAATGAGGAGCTCTGTGAATTTGTTAAGTCTAGGCTTGAAGTATCGGATGATCTGGAAAAAGTGTGCAATTGGGTAGTGGATACTTGTTTACACAAGGTATGCAACTTACTCTTTCCATCCAAAAAATTGAATAACGTTTTTTGGCAAAATAAGACAAAACTTAATCTAGTAAAATAGTATTGAAAAAGGTAGTTCCCGGAGAGAACTTGATAAAGATTCAGTCAGTGCAAATTTGTGCAGTTACAAACTTGTTAGAAACTAATCCAGCTATTGGATTTGGAATTTGAAGAAGTATAGATGAAAGCCAACTTTAATAGTGCAGATCTATTACATTTTATGATTATTTTCAACAGTGTATATCAATATTCTGAAACTGAATGTAGGAAGGTTTGATTGCCAAAATGTTAAGAACTGAACAACATTTAATTTGAGCATCCCAAAACTTCTAAAAATTAATTTTAACTAATGTATTAAAGATATGACAGTGGATGGTGTGACATTTTTATTGACATTTGTACCTATTAAGATTGTAATGTATATCAAGGAATAAAGTTGCAATGAAATGTATTACATAATACATTAATTCTTAACCACAATAGGACATATGGGAAAATATGTTTAGGAACACTTAATCTATTTAAATTAAGCCTGGGAGTAAAAAGAAATGACTGACCAGTAGTATTTAGATTTTTAATATTTAGCACTG encodes:
- the PPM1B gene encoding protein phosphatase 1B isoform X1; its protein translation is MGAFLDKPKTEKHNAHGTGNGLRYGLSSMQGWRVEMEDAHTAVVGIPHGLEDWSFFAVYDGHAGSRVANYCSNHLLEHITNNEDFRGTEQPGSALEPSVENVKSGIRTGFLKIDEYMRNFSDLRNGMDRSGSTAVGVMISPEHIYFINCGDSRAVLYRNGQVCFSTQDHKPCNPREKERIQNAGGSVMIQRVNGSLAVSRALGDYDYKCVDGKGPTEQLVSPEPEVYEIVRAEEDEFIVLACDGIWDVMSNEELCEFVKSRLEVSDDLEKVCNWVVDTCLHKGSRDNMSIVLVCFSNAPKVSDEAVKRDAELDKHLESRVEEIMEKSGEEGMPDLAHVMRILSAENIPNLPPGGGLAGKRNIIEAVYNRLNPHRENDGDPGEAVEGATQGKLVEALRQVRITHRGNYRHLLEDVLISYRLAKMQGEDCFDDSATASTSDSFDGSSDQETDPKAECEHQLAEMQSANEDSEMSDEQGDKKM
- the PPM1B gene encoding protein phosphatase 1B isoform X2; the encoded protein is MGAFLDKPKTEKHNAHGTGNGLRYGLSSMQGWRVEMEDAHTAVVGIPHGLEDWSFFAVYDGHAGSRVANYCSNHLLEHITNNEDFRGTEQPGSALEPSVENVKSGIRTGFLKIDEYMRNFSDLRNGMDRSGSTAVGVMISPEHIYFINCGDSRAVLYRNGQVCFSTQDHKPCNPREKERIQNAGGSVMIQRVNGSLAVSRALGDYDYKCVDGKGPTEQLVSPEPEVYEIVRAEEDEFIVLACDGIWDVMSNEELCEFVKSRLEVSDDLEKVCNWVVDTCLHKGSRDNMSIVLVCFSNAPKVSDEAVKRDAELDKHLESRVEEIMEKSGEEGMPDLAHVMRILSAENIPNLPPGGGLAGKRNIIEAVYNRLNPHRENDGGAGDLEDPW
- the PPM1B gene encoding protein phosphatase 1B isoform X3, with the translated sequence MGAFLDKPKTEKHNAHGTGNGLRYGLSSMQGWRVEMEDAHTAVVGIPHGLEDWSFFAVYDGHAGSRVANYCSNHLLEHITNNEDFRGTEQPGSALEPSVENVKSGIRTGFLKIDEYMRNFSDLRNGMDRSGSTAVGVMISPEHIYFINCGDSRAVLYRNGQVCFSTQDHKPCNPREKERIQNAGGSVMIQRVNGSLAVSRALGDYDYKCVDGKGPTEQLVSPEPEVYEIVRAEEDEFIVLACDGIWDVMSNEELCEFVKSRLEVSDDLEKVCNWVVDTCLHKGSRDNMSIVLVCFSNAPKVSDEAVKRDAELDKHLESRVEGIAQVIQCPVRWMNCNNFK